The following coding sequences are from one Nonlabens arenilitoris window:
- a CDS encoding glycoside hydrolase family 88 protein, which yields MTCFILLASCKPHETKEIITDTTDINQLLIARYNKVLDYPLDSTAFPRSYNPETKQILKRPSKDWTSGFYAGNLWMLSDVTGESRFRESAQKWTAFIEKEKFNDGTHDMGFKVYNSFGLGYNRTGNEFYKEVLLQSAQTLATRFNPNVQSIRSWDFKADHWEFPVIIDNMMNLELLFEATRLSGDSTYHHLAVKHANTTLRNHFRPDDSTVHVVVYDTINGNVKERVTHQGYSNESAWARGQGWAIYGYTMAYRYTKNGDYLKQAQATANFFINHKNLPADGIPYWDFDAPNIPDEPRDVSAAAIVASALVELYGYTKNEIYINYSKKVLNNLKSEEYILPADLEIPFILQHSSGDWSKRSEMDEPIIYGDYYFLELMLRLQELDQ from the coding sequence TTGACCTGTTTTATATTATTGGCCTCTTGCAAGCCTCATGAAACTAAAGAGATCATTACTGATACTACTGATATCAATCAGCTTTTGATCGCACGATATAACAAAGTACTCGACTATCCATTAGATTCGACGGCCTTTCCACGTAGTTATAATCCTGAGACAAAACAAATACTCAAACGACCATCAAAAGATTGGACTAGCGGCTTTTATGCAGGAAACTTATGGATGTTGAGTGATGTTACTGGTGAATCTCGCTTTCGCGAAAGCGCACAAAAATGGACCGCATTTATAGAAAAAGAAAAGTTTAATGATGGAACTCATGATATGGGATTTAAGGTGTACAACAGTTTTGGTTTAGGTTACAATCGTACAGGAAATGAATTTTATAAGGAAGTCCTTCTACAAAGTGCCCAAACTTTAGCGACACGTTTTAATCCTAATGTTCAATCTATACGATCGTGGGATTTTAAAGCTGATCATTGGGAATTCCCTGTTATTATCGATAATATGATGAATCTGGAATTGCTTTTTGAAGCGACTAGACTTTCTGGCGATTCTACCTATCATCATCTTGCTGTAAAACATGCAAATACTACATTAAGAAATCATTTTAGACCAGACGACAGTACTGTCCATGTGGTGGTATATGACACGATTAATGGTAATGTAAAAGAACGTGTAACTCACCAAGGTTATAGCAATGAGTCTGCATGGGCTCGTGGACAAGGTTGGGCCATTTATGGATATACGATGGCTTATAGATATACTAAAAACGGAGATTATTTAAAACAAGCGCAGGCGACTGCAAACTTTTTTATTAATCACAAAAATTTACCTGCAGACGGTATACCATATTGGGATTTTGATGCTCCTAACATTCCAGATGAGCCTAGAGATGTATCTGCTGCGGCTATAGTAGCATCGGCATTAGTGGAATTATATGGCTATACTAAAAATGAAATCTATATCAATTACAGTAAAAAAGTATTGAATAATTTAAAGTCTGAGGAATATATTCTTCCTGCTGACTTAGAGATTCCCTTTATTCTTCAACACAGCTCTGGTGACTGGTCCAAAAGATCAGAAATGGATGAACCTATTATTTATGGAGATTATTATTTCCT
- a CDS encoding RagB/SusD family nutrient uptake outer membrane protein, which yields MKTYKLLLLLIGVSIMGCSDLEEDPVGRLSPDGFFQTPQDIQTLVNGAYTHAINEKFWGRKLSVALMLRSDMVDLASNETRRMEMNDLTTLGNNGMISEFWPKTYQGIAAANEAIVGAEDVDADDVVKNPIIAQARFIRAFYYFHLVRQFGDVPYLDRPATVADATIGKTPAAQVYENIIADLEYAKEWLPDTQVTRSIPSKGAASSYLALVYLTMAGTNDTAMFQKAFDEAEEVIMNEGLYGYDLDLDFQNLFNADEIDASPEPIFALDYNNFEAPNNGYDQIAPMTGIRGDDRNSGGGWSVAVPSFAVYDTWNASDYRRAVSMDDGASINGNLEFYTNFTVSGHQFAKNRPYIAKYTRYPGAFARGNARATSHNYSMLRYAELLLIAAEAAVEIGNNTAALTYMNRVRARARMGGTTLVAGVTTTVAPSVEPAELPMTYMVTANDVLEERRLELAFEGKRWYDIARRQLGATAFGPMGLEGAKSDFSTTDYLMPLPADELDRNPNLLPQNPGY from the coding sequence ATGAAAACATATAAATTGTTACTGTTATTGATAGGTGTATCAATAATGGGATGTTCAGATTTAGAAGAAGATCCTGTAGGTAGATTATCACCAGATGGATTCTTTCAAACCCCTCAAGATATACAGACATTGGTTAATGGTGCCTACACACACGCTATTAATGAAAAGTTTTGGGGAAGAAAACTTTCTGTAGCGTTAATGCTACGTTCTGATATGGTAGATCTGGCCTCAAATGAGACCAGAAGAATGGAAATGAATGATTTGACTACCTTAGGAAATAACGGTATGATTAGTGAATTCTGGCCTAAAACTTATCAAGGTATTGCCGCTGCAAATGAAGCAATTGTCGGAGCTGAAGATGTGGATGCAGATGATGTAGTTAAGAATCCTATAATTGCACAGGCTCGTTTTATAAGAGCATTCTACTATTTTCATTTAGTAAGACAATTTGGGGATGTACCTTATTTAGATCGACCAGCTACTGTTGCAGATGCAACGATAGGTAAGACGCCAGCAGCGCAGGTTTATGAAAACATCATCGCTGACCTAGAATATGCGAAAGAATGGTTGCCAGATACTCAAGTAACACGTTCTATTCCTTCAAAAGGTGCGGCTAGCTCATACCTTGCTTTGGTTTATTTAACTATGGCTGGTACAAATGACACAGCCATGTTTCAAAAAGCTTTTGATGAGGCAGAAGAGGTTATAATGAATGAAGGCCTCTATGGCTATGATCTAGATTTAGATTTTCAAAATTTATTCAATGCAGATGAAATTGATGCATCACCTGAGCCAATATTTGCTTTAGACTACAACAATTTTGAAGCGCCTAATAATGGTTATGATCAGATCGCACCTATGACTGGGATACGTGGTGATGATAGAAACTCTGGTGGTGGATGGTCCGTAGCCGTTCCTTCTTTTGCAGTATACGATACATGGAATGCTTCAGATTACAGACGTGCGGTGAGTATGGACGATGGTGCATCTATCAATGGAAACCTTGAATTCTATACTAATTTTACAGTAAGTGGGCACCAGTTTGCAAAGAACAGACCTTATATAGCAAAGTATACTCGCTATCCTGGTGCATTTGCACGTGGTAATGCAAGAGCAACTAGTCATAACTATTCTATGTTACGCTATGCAGAGCTACTTTTAATCGCTGCAGAAGCTGCCGTAGAGATAGGAAATAATACTGCTGCATTAACTTATATGAATCGCGTAAGAGCTAGAGCAAGAATGGGTGGTACAACACTTGTAGCAGGAGTAACGACTACGGTGGCACCTAGTGTAGAGCCTGCAGAACTACCTATGACTTATATGGTTACAGCAAATGATGTCCTTGAAGAGCGACGTCTAGAGCTTGCTTTTGAAGGTAAAAGATGGTACGATATAGCAAGAAGACAGTTAGGCGCAACAGCATTCGGTCCTATGGGACTAGAAGGTGCTAAGTCTGATTTTTCTACTACAGATTATTTAATGCCATTACCAGCAGACGAGTTAGATAGAAATCCAAATTTATTGCCTCAGAATCCAGGATATTAA
- a CDS encoding SusC/RagA family TonB-linked outer membrane protein — MQKTNPNKFLNISTFLSCMLFAMFTYAQTTVTGKVVDEQTEPLLGVTVLIKGSSGATTTDIDGNYSISVANPDSATIIYSYVGYATMEVPVNNQSVINVTLKEDLALLDQIVVVGYGGVKKSDITGSVSSVSSKELSAFPVLDAAQALQGRAAGVVVQSNNGGEPGAPISIQIRGNTSINASSAPLIVVDGFMGATMPQASDIESMEILKDASATAIYGSRGSNGVVLVTTKKGRNGKLVVEYNTNYSIQNTANELDLLNADQFAAYQTQIRANNGNTTAYPQGPANTDWQDLIYTTGSTKTHQFSFSGGSDKINFYASANYFDQEGIVINSDFERITFLSNVDAQVNDKLKLGLNLFGSLGTKNGISTQSTGLGGIGGGGDDVISLAMRYAPDQPVFNDDGTYNSGNTVGDLVDNPFAIASERIDETKEDNFRGNFYANYEIINGLEFKTTLGLSSETLKRGTFSPSILEVTAGAVNGRAAITNARERSILNENYLTYKRDIGKGKLTLLGGISYQKTTTEAFSAAGNDFLSDSFSFYNLGSANILLPASSAKSVTEIQSQFGRANFDWDDKYLFTATVRRDGASNFAKNEKYAIFPSAAIGWKVSNEDFLKDVNAISNLKLRASYGVTGNPSIAAYQSLAEYASLYASSNGETVSAATPDQPANPDLKWESSYQTNLGLDLGLLKNRFILSLDYYNIDTKDIILPNNGIPEYFGYLNDGILTNLGEVNNKGFELALTSRNINNENFSWTTNFNISFNKNKVVALINDADVFADGTPSYFSHDQSTILRVGEEVGLFWGYDYAGVYQGGALPAGTATLAGGVAGDPLFRDIDNSGDITEDDRTTIGNPNPDYTFGFTNNFSYKDFDLSIFFQGSQGGDIFNLTNVQLANGDANTTVDNFNNAWTPTNTNTNVPRVGNNSNREISSRFVEDGSYIRLKNVALGYNVPSELLSKFRLERLRLSVSAQNLLTITDYSGLDPEASYFGGGSVNNAKRNTIRGFDFGNYPTSRTVTFSLNATF; from the coding sequence ATGCAAAAAACTAACCCCAACAAGTTTTTAAATATCAGCACCTTTTTAAGCTGTATGTTATTTGCGATGTTTACATATGCGCAAACAACGGTTACAGGTAAGGTTGTTGATGAACAAACTGAGCCACTTTTAGGAGTGACTGTACTTATTAAAGGTAGTTCAGGTGCTACTACTACTGATATAGATGGTAACTATTCTATAAGTGTCGCAAATCCTGATTCGGCAACTATTATTTATAGTTATGTAGGTTATGCCACTATGGAAGTGCCAGTAAATAATCAGTCTGTTATTAATGTCACTTTAAAAGAGGACCTTGCATTACTTGATCAAATCGTAGTCGTAGGTTATGGTGGAGTGAAAAAAAGCGATATTACAGGATCAGTTTCTTCTGTGTCAAGCAAAGAATTAAGCGCATTTCCAGTACTAGATGCAGCGCAAGCTTTACAAGGTAGAGCAGCCGGTGTTGTTGTTCAGTCTAATAATGGTGGCGAGCCAGGTGCGCCCATCAGTATACAGATTAGAGGTAATACTTCTATTAATGCAAGTAGTGCACCTTTAATTGTAGTTGATGGTTTTATGGGAGCTACAATGCCACAGGCTTCAGATATAGAGTCTATGGAGATATTAAAGGATGCCTCAGCAACTGCTATATATGGTTCAAGAGGTTCTAATGGTGTTGTTTTAGTAACAACTAAAAAAGGTAGAAACGGTAAATTGGTTGTTGAATACAATACTAATTACTCTATTCAAAACACGGCAAATGAATTAGACCTATTAAATGCAGATCAATTTGCTGCTTACCAGACACAAATTAGAGCAAATAATGGTAATACTACAGCTTATCCTCAAGGTCCTGCAAATACCGATTGGCAAGATTTAATTTATACGACAGGTAGTACTAAAACACATCAATTCTCTTTCTCTGGTGGTTCAGATAAAATTAACTTTTATGCATCTGCAAATTATTTTGATCAAGAAGGTATTGTTATAAACTCTGATTTTGAAAGAATTACATTTTTATCTAACGTGGACGCTCAGGTTAATGATAAACTTAAATTAGGTTTGAACCTTTTTGGTAGTTTAGGTACTAAAAATGGAATATCAACACAATCCACAGGTTTAGGTGGTATAGGTGGTGGTGGAGATGATGTTATTTCTCTAGCGATGCGTTATGCTCCAGATCAGCCTGTTTTCAATGATGATGGTACTTATAATTCTGGAAACACGGTAGGAGATCTAGTAGATAATCCTTTTGCTATAGCTTCAGAACGCATAGACGAGACTAAAGAAGATAACTTTAGAGGAAACTTTTATGCAAATTATGAGATTATAAATGGATTAGAGTTTAAAACGACATTAGGTTTAAGTAGTGAAACTTTAAAAAGAGGAACATTCAGTCCTTCTATTCTTGAGGTAACTGCTGGAGCAGTTAATGGACGTGCAGCAATTACCAATGCAAGAGAAAGAAGCATATTAAATGAGAACTATTTAACTTATAAGAGAGATATAGGAAAAGGTAAACTAACTCTACTAGGTGGTATTTCATATCAGAAAACTACAACTGAGGCATTCTCGGCAGCTGGAAACGACTTCCTTTCAGATTCGTTTTCTTTTTACAATTTAGGTTCAGCAAACATTTTATTACCGGCAAGTTCTGCTAAATCTGTAACTGAAATTCAGTCACAATTCGGTAGAGCAAATTTTGATTGGGATGATAAGTATCTTTTTACTGCAACAGTGAGAAGAGATGGTGCGTCTAACTTTGCTAAAAATGAGAAGTATGCAATTTTCCCTTCTGCAGCTATAGGGTGGAAAGTATCTAATGAAGATTTTTTAAAGGATGTTAATGCAATTTCAAATTTAAAACTTAGAGCTAGTTATGGAGTTACAGGTAACCCATCTATTGCGGCATATCAATCACTTGCAGAGTATGCGTCTTTATACGCGTCAAGTAACGGTGAGACTGTTAGCGCAGCGACACCTGACCAACCTGCAAACCCAGATTTGAAATGGGAATCTTCTTATCAAACTAATTTAGGTCTTGACCTAGGTCTTTTAAAGAACAGATTCATTTTATCACTAGATTATTACAACATTGATACAAAAGATATCATATTGCCTAATAATGGTATTCCAGAATATTTTGGTTACTTAAATGACGGTATATTAACTAATCTAGGTGAAGTTAATAATAAAGGTTTTGAACTAGCATTAACGTCACGCAATATTAATAATGAGAATTTCTCCTGGACAACTAATTTTAATATTTCATTTAATAAGAATAAGGTAGTTGCTTTAATAAATGATGCAGATGTATTTGCAGACGGTACACCTAGTTATTTTAGCCATGATCAAAGTACCATCTTAAGAGTAGGAGAAGAAGTTGGTCTTTTCTGGGGCTATGATTATGCAGGTGTTTATCAAGGTGGAGCTTTACCTGCAGGTACAGCTACCTTAGCCGGTGGTGTAGCAGGAGACCCGTTATTTAGAGATATTGATAATAGTGGAGATATTACTGAAGATGATCGCACTACCATAGGTAACCCTAATCCAGATTATACTTTTGGGTTTACTAACAACTTCAGTTATAAAGACTTTGACTTAAGCATATTTTTCCAAGGTTCTCAAGGTGGAGATATTTTTAACTTGACTAATGTTCAATTAGCAAATGGTGACGCTAACACTACTGTAGATAATTTTAATAACGCCTGGACACCTACTAATACTAATACAAACGTACCACGTGTAGGTAATAATAGTAATAGAGAAATTTCTTCTCGTTTTGTAGAAGATGGTAGTTATATAAGACTTAAAAATGTCGCGTTAGGTTATAATGTGCCGTCAGAATTATTAAGTAAGTTCCGTTTAGAGCGTCTTAGACTTTCTGTAAGTGCACAAAACTTACTTACAATTACAGATTACTCTGGTTTAGATCCTGAGGCAAGTTACTTCGGTGGTGGTAGTGTAAACAATGCAAAACGAAATACAATCAGAGGTTTTGATTTTGGAAACTATCCTACCTCGAGAACCGTAACTTTTAGCTTAAACGCAACATTTTAA